Proteins from one Aureimonas sp. SA4125 genomic window:
- a CDS encoding DUF4326 domain-containing protein produces the protein MTRPVRIRLSRARGFDLQAHSRESNGLSAISVARPGPFGNPFVIGRDGDREHCVSLHRAAMDGLLTITTSVPAAEVRAVRSVFIGRWRDLAGHNLACWCRLDGKPCHADTLLEAVAIMEKNHG, from the coding sequence ATGACCCGTCCCGTCCGCATCCGTCTCTCCCGCGCCAGGGGCTTCGACCTGCAGGCGCACTCGCGCGAGAGCAATGGCCTGTCCGCTATCTCGGTCGCCCGCCCCGGCCCGTTCGGCAATCCCTTCGTCATCGGCCGCGATGGCGATCGCGAGCACTGCGTCTCGCTGCACCGCGCCGCGATGGACGGCTTGCTCACCATCACCACGTCGGTGCCGGCGGCGGAAGTGCGCGCCGTGCGCAGCGTCTTCATCGGTCGCTGGCGCGACCTCGCCGGCCACAACCTCGCCTGCTGGTGCCGCCTGGACGGCAAGCCCTGCCACGCTGACACGCTGCTCGAGGCGGTCGCGATAATGGAGAAGAACCATGGCTGA
- the dnaN gene encoding DNA polymerase III subunit beta, producing MTLAFSCPLAPLRRAVERAGTTKVVERRNTVPILGNVALAVEADGSLTVTGTDLDIWATASEPAGTAEVKSPGATTMPAGLLLDILKKASGDIAIEDKGVGRAILKTGRSRFTLNTLPVEDLPAAPVDEAGAARFDVSPAILKRIDDAVAFAISTEETRYYLNGIYLHIASAGPTPVLTAVATDGHRLSRLALPSIAVEGDMPGIIIPRKTVGLFTLIGAAAEAAIAVTVTARRITFEASGLRIVSKLIDGTFPDYLRVIPQNNSDIAETAREALAKAIDRVSAISSERGRAIRCVFGENDELTLAVTSPDAGSAEDAVAATGSFDPIAIGFNARYLADILATFPGDSIRFALADPGSPTVITDPADEDRLVVLMPMRV from the coding sequence TTGACCCTCGCCTTCTCCTGCCCGCTCGCCCCCCTTCGCCGCGCCGTCGAGCGTGCCGGCACGACGAAGGTGGTCGAGCGCCGCAACACGGTCCCGATCCTCGGCAATGTCGCCCTCGCAGTCGAGGCCGATGGCAGCCTGACGGTGACCGGTACGGATCTCGACATCTGGGCGACCGCGAGCGAGCCGGCGGGGACGGCCGAGGTGAAGAGCCCCGGCGCGACCACCATGCCCGCAGGCCTCCTCCTCGACATCCTGAAGAAGGCTAGCGGCGACATCGCCATCGAGGACAAGGGCGTCGGCCGCGCCATCCTGAAGACCGGCCGCTCGCGCTTCACGCTGAACACTCTGCCCGTCGAGGACCTGCCGGCAGCTCCGGTGGACGAGGCGGGCGCCGCCCGCTTCGACGTCTCGCCGGCAATCCTGAAGCGCATCGACGACGCCGTCGCCTTCGCGATCTCGACGGAGGAGACGCGCTACTACCTGAACGGCATCTACCTGCACATCGCCAGCGCCGGCCCTACGCCCGTCCTGACGGCAGTCGCCACCGACGGCCACCGCCTGTCCCGCCTCGCCCTTCCCAGTATCGCCGTCGAGGGCGACATGCCCGGCATCATCATCCCAAGAAAGACCGTCGGCCTCTTCACCCTCATCGGCGCCGCCGCCGAGGCGGCGATCGCCGTCACCGTCACCGCGCGCCGCATCACCTTCGAAGCCTCAGGCCTGCGCATCGTCTCGAAACTCATCGACGGCACCTTCCCGGATTATCTCAGGGTCATCCCGCAGAACAATTCTGATATCGCAGAGACCGCGCGCGAGGCGCTGGCGAAGGCGATCGACCGCGTCTCGGCGATCTCATCGGAGCGCGGCCGGGCCATCCGCTGCGTCTTCGGCGAGAACGACGAGCTGACGCTCGCCGTCACTTCGCCCGACGCCGGCTCCGCGGAGGACGCGGTCGCGGCCACCGGCAGCTTCGACCCGATCGCCATCGGCTTCAACGCTCGCTACCTCGCCGACATCCTCGCCACCTTCCCCGGCGACTCCATCCGCTTCGCCCTCGCCGACCCCGGATCCCCCACGGTCATCACCGACCCCGCCGACGAGGACCGGCTCGTCGTGCTCATGCCGATGAGGGTTTGA
- a CDS encoding helix-turn-helix transcriptional regulator, which produces MVETVGSVIRTARKSRGFVQRQLADVADVSIAAVGQWERGANDITMENLRKVAVLLGIDAEAANRGELRYVDAPVLLNEVERVTDSGFPTLGPMDIPVSGVSVGGDDADFTFNGQIVDHVRRPPGLINLKNVFALHVLGDSMAPRFEPADLVYCGGRPAVPGDDVVIEMFPSADSPAGKGYIKRLISRSASVIVVRQFNPPREIEFDPYEMKAMHRVIPWREVLGF; this is translated from the coding sequence ATGGTTGAAACAGTCGGCTCCGTCATCCGTACTGCCCGCAAAAGTAGAGGCTTCGTGCAGCGCCAGCTAGCCGACGTTGCCGATGTAAGCATTGCCGCTGTCGGTCAGTGGGAACGCGGCGCCAATGACATCACCATGGAAAACCTTCGGAAGGTTGCTGTGCTGCTGGGCATCGACGCCGAAGCCGCCAACCGCGGCGAGTTGCGATACGTGGACGCGCCTGTGCTCCTCAATGAAGTCGAGAGGGTGACAGACAGCGGGTTTCCCACATTGGGTCCGATGGACATTCCCGTCAGCGGGGTAAGCGTTGGCGGGGATGACGCTGATTTTACATTCAACGGTCAGATCGTTGACCACGTCCGTCGACCTCCCGGCCTTATAAATCTGAAGAATGTCTTCGCTTTGCACGTCCTCGGTGACAGCATGGCTCCGAGGTTTGAGCCCGCAGACCTTGTCTACTGTGGCGGTCGCCCCGCCGTGCCCGGCGACGACGTCGTTATCGAGATGTTTCCGTCGGCGGATTCGCCGGCAGGCAAGGGCTACATCAAACGCCTAATCAGCCGATCGGCCAGCGTAATCGTTGTCAGGCAATTCAACCCGCCTCGCGAGATTGAATTCGACCCATACGAGATGAAGGCGATGCATCGCGTAATTCCTTGGCGCGAAGTTCTCGGCTTTTGA
- a CDS encoding YdaS family helix-turn-helix protein: MADALYRAIQKAGGPSAVARSIAIKPQAVSQWTVCPTIRVLEVEAFSGVSRHELRPDIYPSEAAA; the protein is encoded by the coding sequence ATGGCGGACGCCCTTTATCGGGCAATTCAGAAAGCTGGCGGGCCCAGCGCAGTCGCGCGATCGATCGCGATCAAGCCGCAGGCCGTCAGCCAGTGGACAGTCTGCCCAACAATTCGTGTTCTTGAGGTTGAGGCATTTTCCGGAGTGTCACGCCACGAGCTTCGCCCGGATATCTATCCCTCCGAGGCTGCAGCATGA
- a CDS encoding phage Gp37/Gp68 family protein gives MADQTNIEWADSTFNPWIGCTKVSPACDHCYAETLMDKRHGRVQWGPHGERVRTAESNWQNPRRWQRQAAAFFAEHGRRRRVFCASLADVFDNKAPAGARDDLWTLIRETPDLDWLLLTKRPQNISKMLPAFWGEIAGHVWLGTSTENQEEAERRLPHLLAVTPRPAVFFASAEPLLGRVDFTTIKRASPLGSMSALPAEPGGVYLDWIIAGGESGPGARPTHPDWIRSIRDQCTEASVAFLFKQWGEWKAAIDRERDDPDWRAPYGRELRDEGKTRWLNLAGGCGFHGDRFHVMRRVGKKIAGRLLDDVSHDGFPEPSP, from the coding sequence ATGGCTGACCAGACCAACATCGAATGGGCAGACTCGACCTTCAACCCGTGGATCGGCTGCACGAAGGTCTCGCCGGCCTGCGACCACTGCTATGCCGAGACGTTGATGGACAAGCGCCATGGCCGCGTTCAGTGGGGCCCACACGGTGAGCGCGTCCGCACCGCCGAGAGCAACTGGCAGAACCCGCGCCGCTGGCAGCGCCAGGCCGCCGCGTTCTTCGCCGAGCACGGCCGCCGGCGCCGCGTCTTCTGCGCCAGCCTCGCCGACGTGTTCGACAACAAGGCTCCCGCCGGCGCTCGGGACGATCTCTGGACGTTGATCCGCGAGACGCCGGATCTCGATTGGCTGCTGCTGACGAAGCGGCCGCAGAACATCTCGAAGATGCTGCCGGCGTTCTGGGGCGAGATCGCCGGGCATGTCTGGCTCGGGACGTCGACGGAGAACCAGGAGGAGGCCGAGCGCCGACTGCCTCACCTGCTCGCGGTGACGCCGCGCCCAGCCGTGTTCTTCGCCAGCGCCGAGCCGCTGCTGGGGAGGGTCGATTTCACGACCATCAAGCGCGCGTCTCCGCTCGGCAGCATGTCTGCTCTGCCGGCAGAACCCGGTGGCGTCTACCTCGACTGGATTATTGCAGGCGGCGAGAGCGGCCCAGGCGCCCGGCCGACGCACCCGGACTGGATTCGCTCTATCCGCGACCAGTGCACCGAGGCCAGCGTCGCATTCCTGTTCAAACAGTGGGGCGAGTGGAAAGCGGCGATCGACCGCGAGCGCGACGATCCTGATTGGCGCGCACCCTATGGCAGAGAGCTTCGCGACGAAGGCAAGACGCGCTGGCTCAACCTCGCTGGTGGGTGCGGGTTTCATGGCGATCGCTTTCATGTCATGCGACGAGTCGGCAAGAAGATCGCCGGGCGCCTCCTCGATGACGTGTCGCACGACGGATTCCCGGAGCCCAGCCCATGA
- a CDS encoding ParB N-terminal domain-containing protein, whose amino-acid sequence MRKIDVSPEDRPKHIDPGAAPMLQWVPIEQLVIDEAYQRDLKRENWAAIRRIAARFKWSRFSPVFVAPIEGGRYAVIDGQHRTHSAAMCGFTEVPCQIVQMSREEQAASFAVVNGAVTKVTILQIYKAAQAAGEEWAGQIATVCSDAGMRMLTYAPSVKSAKAGDLVCVAFIRDFIARRGPEAATAALTIFRRAEGVGDTPEFYALKIFKAILEALASRPHCLARHDEAAQFLTRTDLWKLVEEAEAFVAQRRRAGLPSVAARDLLESLVGDALDKALPQRMALPAPTSSEAA is encoded by the coding sequence ATGCGCAAGATCGACGTCTCTCCGGAGGACCGGCCGAAACACATCGACCCCGGCGCAGCACCAATGCTGCAGTGGGTACCGATCGAGCAGCTGGTGATCGACGAGGCCTACCAGCGCGACCTTAAGCGGGAGAACTGGGCGGCCATTCGCAGAATCGCAGCGCGGTTCAAGTGGTCGCGATTTTCGCCCGTCTTCGTCGCGCCAATCGAGGGCGGCCGTTATGCCGTTATCGACGGCCAGCACCGCACCCACTCCGCCGCCATGTGCGGCTTCACGGAGGTGCCGTGCCAGATCGTCCAGATGTCGCGTGAGGAACAGGCGGCGAGCTTCGCCGTCGTCAATGGCGCGGTGACGAAGGTCACCATCTTGCAGATCTACAAGGCAGCCCAGGCGGCGGGCGAGGAATGGGCGGGGCAGATCGCAACCGTCTGCAGTGATGCGGGCATGCGGATGCTGACCTATGCGCCCTCGGTCAAGTCCGCCAAGGCCGGCGACCTCGTCTGCGTCGCCTTCATCCGCGATTTCATCGCGCGGCGGGGGCCGGAGGCCGCGACGGCGGCCCTGACGATCTTTCGAAGGGCCGAGGGGGTGGGCGACACGCCCGAATTCTACGCCCTGAAGATCTTCAAAGCGATCCTCGAGGCGCTCGCCTCGCGCCCGCATTGTCTCGCCCGCCACGACGAGGCCGCTCAGTTTCTGACCAGAACAGACCTCTGGAAGCTCGTCGAGGAGGCTGAAGCCTTTGTTGCGCAGCGCCGCCGCGCCGGCCTCCCGAGCGTCGCCGCCCGCGACCTCCTGGAAAGCCTCGTCGGGGATGCTTTGGACAAGGCCCTACCCCAGCGAATGGCCTTGCCCGCGCCGACAAGCTCAGAGGCCGCGTGA